In the genome of Harmonia axyridis chromosome 4, icHarAxyr1.1, whole genome shotgun sequence, the window taacttgtagcattgtacttgtttatcacaaatacacgccactggcgtaaattcttattgtagagcagaaaaaatatcaaaatatagaaatcttctgaccactctatttcaaatgttttagttctttaaaataacaccaattctttcagagggctccactttacggaccaattttttgacagtaaaattcgaggcttaacgtgagtgcaactagatggcgctcaacatcaacaaaatcgaaaaaagcactacactggcttactatcctttccttatactatgctaataGTTAGGCGCTATCTTGAGTCTAAATTTCCAATGTACTAAGTAGGTATTTCATTAAAGTGTGTGTTAATTCAAGTCCTTTGTAGTCGgacatttatattttatatcgaAGTCATGTACATCCAAAAGTTTTCATCGTTTTCTGGACAAATCCATTTTTAGTGTTGTTCAGTTGAAATACTTTCAACAAATTCATAACCTGTTATGTTAGAAGATATCTTGTTTGAGAACTTAGAATAAAATAAGAAGAATTTGCGGATGCggttccaaaaaatttttttaaatggtatCAGCAATTCCACACTCACcaagaaaagttttttgaatAGGTATGAGTGGTCTGCTCTTTGGTGGGAACTTTTTTTTCGGGCCCCTTCAATCTCACCTCGAAAGCCcccattcaaaattgaaatatctaaggCTACAATGCATTTTGGAAGAATAAACCAAGACCAAAgagtgaaaattattgaaaaagtgatggtggaattattgatgtgtattggcaaaaaaattattgcataataattttattcaactaTAGGAATTTTTATGTCatgttcaaaatatatatatcaataacaataaaaatagcTATACATAATATACTTGTATGATTAATAGCATTCAATGTCTGTTCCCGAGAAATATTCTAATTTTGGTAAACATACCTCGaaaccataatggaagaagtaaaaaaaataataaatgatgggTTGCATTGAGGACAATTCATGCCACCTATCGAACTGAATAGATGAAACCTTGTACACTCAATTATACAGAAACTTGCTTACGTCTTCCACATCAAGCTACAAATGTTCATGAACATCTGAGTAaaagtatttttcaaatttctacgGAAGAATACAGAGAGAGCTTTATCCAAACAGATCTTATCTTCTTCACTTATTCTTCAACCATAGCAAACAGCTATTATTCCAAATTATTGGAAAGGGAAAATCAATCTTAATATTTTTAAAGCTGGTAAAATCAATTTGtttaggtaaatgattgaatacaCCATGCTAATAGATCAACTGTCGGCCGTGTTTGTTTACAGTTAGCAGCGCTCTCATCGGTAGTTTTATACCCTAATATCATTGTACAAAGAAATCTATCTTTTTGCTATGTTGTTATGCAGAAATCTATAACCTTGCTGTTGATTATTTGGAAGTGACTTTGTTGGTTAAATAAGAGTTTGAAATGCGGATTGCCAATTTAAAAATTTGCAGGAACACGAAAATCAAGAAGCAcacaaaatatttaattacaTTTGATGATTTGGGGTTGTCTGTTATTTTAACTCGAAGTAGTTTTGAACACTGACTTTGGGTTTACTGGAATTTATAGACCTTAGTACTAACTGAATGTCTGAATATGAAATCTAGAATTGAAGTTGAGAATGCAGGGACGCTCATTTCTGGAAATGTTTTCAATGTCGCCATCTATGAAATTAACGGAGCAAACATTGAACTGAAACAGAAATCGTTAACTAGTTATATTAAGTATTATAGAGGGCACGGCATGTACCGAACCGTTCTCTTTTCATTGCAAAAATAGgactaatattttttttatttatcccGTTTTGAAAAAAGTGGATCCGATGTTGTAATCTTTTACAAAGAAAGAATAAGAATGATTTCACAGAAATTATGAGAAACGCCCTACATCATTTcgcaaatctttttttttaaatgtcgGTTTCGGAAAGTAGGCATTGTTTCTTAGAACGGTGGCATAAGTTAATAGGGAGTTCATATTAATGGCGAAACATAAACTCTTGCAGTTTACATCAGATTGAGTTCATTTCCTTACtctaaataatattcaatatttataattGATCTTGGAGATTTTGGTacctatatatacagggtgtcccataagtggcacgtcacagtgacaccggaggtaggtcagctaaagagggaactaaccagcctaacatgaccccagtaaaagttgcatggttttcgagttattaccaaattacgttttttagtgaattttcaccttttttaacattgtcagggtcagaattctgctggaaagctctcgaagcttatttttttttgatgtaatggaatcttaaatagttatttaagatgacatgagtatgattctgtcaaaaagttatgtggatttccgtaaattaatggataaatcttgatttcaattgctagcaaaacgagaacttcgactttggacacctgctgtgaaaaaaaaatccttgaaacaaaacgagcaagtaacatcaaaaaattgggcattttagacagatttagaaatggtacaatacacgaatcttatgcccataaaactaggtattttcatcattttaccgatgccctacttaactaagttgaaactaggaaccccgctatcaggtaattttgccgcttgctatgacattaccgggctttgttattatttgttaaagtcacaatagggaaaaagatggattaggggaagcgaaaaaggaatattattgaaaaaaaaggtaaattaattaaaaacagacttaactttcgattatttatttaactcCGGTGTCAccgtgacgtgccacttatgggacaccctgtaggtGAAAGTAGAAAGTATTCTGtcaaattgtgaaaaaaaatacataaagtATTATGTaggttttgaattgaatttctggAATACGGAAACCCAATAAAATCGCATTTCTACGTATTCATATCCGCATAAACAATTAATCGTTACTATTTGTTCAATGATGAAGACTATTGGAAATAATTATTCACATCAGAATATTTACTACATAACTAATATCATGTAGGTGTATAAACATCTGAAAGATAAACATATTCTGACTGTAGAATGCTCGAATTTTATTTGAATCACATTTATGTACTGATTAGCTAACACaaatcaatttttgtgaagAGATTTTCATATAAATCTCTGCTTTACTCTGTGATTATCATTTGAGTTTTTCCTTTGTCGTGCAATATATTGAAGAAACATGGCAGGTAAgaatttaaacaaaaaaaaattattgtttgattattCATGTCAATATATGATATgaggaaaattatattttcggcaaccgtccgggaagtgctcacttcccggacgctttttctctgagaaagtagcattttccggcctagtccggaaagtacgtacttcccggaataggccggaaaagaatcatagaatctaTAGCAACcaagataacggctgacagttcatatgaaattagttgtcaaaaatttgcatgttttttgatcgcaatcgcaataaaatatggaaagcagcagcgatagtgttattttacatggttgccgaaaaaatattgtacgcaacacgcccgaaaatgtttttttttggactcacagacttccaggactcgcttacgctcgtcctggaattctgtctattcgtccaaaaaaaacctattttccggacttgttacgtaaattactattctctatttcagtatcgtaatgattTGTCTATTCTATACTAACtgccgatcctatcaaatttcaacaaatgtcaataaaatataatttggatgaTTCTCAAcgttattcgcaatttctctcgattctagtggtgttaaattgatttcgtcacacataattcacgaattcaatgcgtaattgtgaattatttcagaattcgaaatatgtttgaaaaaaaaaacatattttatgaatatcagacAAACCAAGATGTGCATGATCATAGTACACGTCAAAGAAGGCACATTCAAACCGATTTTTATCGAACAAAATATGAAGTGTGGGGTAACAAATTACGGGTCAAACAGTGTCGTACGCAAGGGGGGAATAAGGGgtatatataacatatattcCGTGTTTATCTTTCAATGTGTGTTTTATGATTTCAAAAACTAATCAAGGTCTTGTTATGTGTGAGCTCTTTTAGAAAACTCCTTCAAAATAAGGAAAATTGATGCAGGCGAATCTTAAAGTTTTTCGCGTTTGAATACAACAGCTGACACTCCGACAGGtgaaaatcaatttcattaattgTCTGTAAATTCAAAGGACATGACATCACCCCCTCCCCCCCCCAAGGCtcatgtctgggtacgccactggggCTAAAACTTCACAATTGGCTGCCAACCGCTGTGAAGATGACTTCCCTAAAAAAGTTTAGAGTTTTATTGAACAACTATTTACTGCGAAAATGTTATATGAATACTTTCATGTGATTTTATGATTTTCAGGAGAGATaattttgtatattattttctttttggtCTGTGATTGACGTATGTAAGAATTTTTAGTATGTATTAGcatgaataaactattattattctCTGCTTATGTTTCAGCTTGTGCTCTTCCAGCAGATAATTGGCAAGACTGCAAAACTATTCAGGTTCAACAAGATTGTTATCCAATACCAAAAGAACATGGTTGGAAAGACTGCAAGAACTTTCAGGTTCCAGAGAGTTCTCTTTGGATTGAAGGCAACAATTGTGGGAACAACATAGGGTATGGAGATAATTGGTACAACGTTGAAGATGGTGTTGAAGTTGTTTCAGGCGAAACACAATGTGACATTATTGACAGTGGATGTGGCGTACCTAGTTCCGAACAGGTGAGAACTTAGTGACATATTTTCGTCGTATAGAGTTTTTTAAGTATAGGTAAATCTATATATTCTAACTGTCGAAGAAACtaaaacacccagaaggagctgttgatatattgaatttttttttttgtaaaacgtAGATAGTACAccagtaaatgattgaaatttggagaaaaaaacgaaggtttcacaattttttttatagattttttaataatgtgtttgtccaccgcgataaTCTAtatctcggcattgatgcaatgagatggtctatttcttcttgaggtatactatcccaagctacctgtacttatTGTACCATGATGTCCATTTCATGCTCTATGGGCggaagatcgggggatctgggtggccatggcaaaagatccACATGAGTCGCTTTGATAAAGTTTAAACTACCTCTGGcgacatgaggtcgggcattattttgctgaaatattggattctcgagccggttaagggagaacatatggctccactatttcttgaaggtaacgcagcgctgttatGTACCTCGAATAAAAACTAAAGGTGACGTACTTGCATATGCAATAGcactccataccataacgcctactttccggtgtacatgacgctcaacataaaACTGAGGTTCCAACTTTCTCCACGACGTCGTCTAACtcttcttcggtcatcatgtgcacccaaggagaatcgagattcatcataaAAGACGACCTTATatcatttcacattccaatgttgacgttctcggcaccactgtaatcgttgacAGCGATGCTCatccgtcagaggtaacacaagttAGGATCGATAATGCTACAGTCCTTATccagcggtaaaccgttcggacagttacaggatggccttgttctaaccactcatcagtcaaagatcgagttgCCGCAAATCGgtatctaatggccataagtcttagacatcgatcttgaacttgatttgtgccccttcgacgtccggtgactactcttcttcgattttgggcattatcaaaccacgcttgattacatctcataacagtagttggatttctgttcgtacggttaggaATTTCTTGAAATGACAACTGCAACTTCcgaagaccaataattcgacgtCTTTGAAATTCACTTAGCTCCGATAAATTCAGCGTACACgtactctaggcattttaacaacaaattAACATCGATTTTGGATATCCtagaacagctggtttgttgtaaaattcaagaacttgcaaaaaacgactacaatattcaagtaacaaaattggtttaatgaaaaaaccttcacgatttttttctccgaattcaatcatttactccttgctacacttcctatgttttacaaaaaaaaaaaaattaaatttaaacagctccttctggaatTTGCAgtatctttgtcagttagtatatatgaAAGAGGATACATGGATATTGAGTATGTAGGTTCAAACGACTACACCAAAATGgatgattatttttttgttgtgttcATTATGAGAAGGTTCATACCacgaaatatttccaaaaaaatcgtACTGAACAAAAAAGAGGTAATTGgcagtattaaaaaaaatcactcaACCAGATGTTTTCCTTATGTTTATCGAAATGTTTTTAGTGATGTGGAAGATTTGATAGCTCGAGGAGGTTTGTTGTAAAGTTCTACATAGGCAACTTCTTCCATAGTTTGTTTTTATTCTCTTCTCCAGGTTGAATCTATCTCTATTTCTTGTAACGTATTGTACTTATAATGAGTACTTAATATTCAATAATACTTTAAGTGGTGAAGCGAAAGAAGACTTTCGAATAATGGGAGTTTATATTGCCTCTCTCCATCAATTTAAACCAAAACCACTTCTTACTCCAGCCAAGTTAAGACTTTAAATCAACTTTTTCTCAAGAATTCTGGGAATCTCTAAAATCTAGCGATTCACTCAGTAGTCTTTGGTATATCAAGGCATTTGTGAACataatcaatattttcttttatattttccGGTCAAGCATTCAGCATTAAATGAATATCAATGAAGTACACGttatttatagttttttcacatttcgatTTGAGAAACGTTAGGTCGCGATGCAAtgcattttgaaatgaatgaattttgatCTCGTTTCATCGTTCCATTCACTCCTGAGATTTTTTCGATCAGATGGAGTGTTATTAATCCTTTTGGATGGAATGTCCAGATCAATTAATATCagattataattatatttattatatatatatatatatatatatatatatatatatatatatatatatatatatatatatatatatatatatatatataattatatcagAGCAACTAATATCAGTTCTGAAATGTAATAGAAGAACacccataagaaatatgttaaatttttcggaattgatgagtgtcaatcagagaattatttataaaacataagatttaatattcaaggcaaggaatgaaatgttacctgaatatctgagtgaaaacctaaaatttgctaatgatgtttaatgagttatattaatgaagaattcaattaagttagtggataacatttgtattgttttcagtaGCCGAttgctaaataaagtttttttttattattattaatttggaTCAGGTACTCATCTCTGAAGCAATGATGGATAGTGGTTTACACAGAAATCACTGCCATTCTAGAAGAAACCATTGTCGCTGCAGAAACATTTGCCACCCATCCAGAAATGACTGTGAAGCATCGAATTCTCCAACAAACACAAAGTCATCCTCCTGCAATGAAACCAAAATATCCGCTTCAAATGTCAAGAGTACTTGCAAAGCCTCTTCAACAAGCATCAAAAGAGACTCCGGAGTGAGTTAATAGTTCAAactgtagattttttttttaactttttgtTAATTCAGGATCATCACCACTCACACCATGGTCATGGTAATGGTCATTGCCAGTGTGCTGGTCAGAGCTGTCAATATGTTCACAGCACGAGGATGGTACCGAAAGTAATTGTCCAGCCTCGTGTAAGATACGTACCTCAAGTGGTCAATGATGATTCATGCATACAACAAACTGTATGCCAACCGAGTTGTAATTCCGTTGAGAAGTCAGTCGAAACTTGTGGATCCTGTGGTAGGCATCGAAGATGTAGGGAAGCTGTAATTTGTCAGAGGTCCAGAAGTGAATACCGTTGCAATAGAGGTAGTGCAAGCGAAAAGAAGAAATCCACTCGCAAAGGTCTTTGCTGGTAACATGTTTTTCAGCAACGTGTTGGAAGCGATATGTTTTTCAGCTTTTTGGATAATTTGCGTtgctttgtttttcattttgttatattttatcttaGTGATGTTAAAACTAATTTGAAATTTACCTTAATACTTGTCTGTTGGCGTCTAATATAATATCTCTACAACTCTCTCCTTATTTCAACTGAATAAAGCACGAATAGTGAAGTAGGTGTATCAGTATTATGCCTTTGAAATTTTTGCGCGACCGTTCAATGtcagtaattttcgaattttgaactgaaaCTGAATTCAAACGTTGGCTCCACtaatgagaaaattcaattgtgACAACTATTCAAATAAAAAGATACATatagacttgaaattttcaggaaacgTTTGAGATCTGAATCCACTGAATCGAATTGGAACTTAGTTCTTACATATAAATATCCAATTATTGTGTGaaacattcaattttgaatatatctCTTTTTTGATATATTCGTATTCATTTGCCTAAACATACAATTTCATCGGATAAAGATGATACTAAcgaaaatacataaataataaatttccacAAAACAGCCTGTAAATTGAATAAACTATTCTCCactaaataagtatcaaaattaTTAGCTGaaagtacttttgaaaaaaatttaatcaaatatAATTGTCACCATATTTGAGCAAGAAGAATAAAATGTTTAATCTgaattagaattattttctactcTACAAAGATATGTTGCGAGACATAATTCAACAGcaggtgaaaaaaaataatggtttCATAAAGAGTGCATTCATGTATGACAGCTATCATTTCTTATAAAAAGACTTCTTTACTAAGGATAGTCAAAACTGAAACATGATTGGTATACTTGAACCTCCGATTAACCGAGTCTCTATTATTTAAGCTTCAAATTAATCGAACCAATCATTGTATCAATCAACACCTTGATATATATTAAAGGAAATTTAGGTCAATAGCTCCCCAAGTATTTCTATCCAAAATCACCAGGGAATCCCCTAGTTTTTGTGAGGGAATGAATGAACGCCCTTATTATTAAATTTCGCATGAAGCTTGGAATTTATAATCTGGTAAGTCCATAATACTCATCGCACCCGTCGATATAGATTCTCAAAAGCAAAATAAGCTATGCGctttttaatttcatatttctcaCCCCCTATTCCATAtaccccaaaaaaaatttttttattggaatacaTCTATGTATATGGATTGTGAAATAACAAATGGAATGCTTTTACCCATTCAGTGGTTTGACTAAATGTATATAGAAGAATGCTCAGGAAACCTCGGATAGCTCACTCAAATGAAGAAGACATGTTAGAGAGAATGAGAAAAAACCTGGAAATCATTTATACAGTTAAGAAAAGAAAGCTCGAATACCTGAGGCATATTATGAGAAATAAAGAAAGATACTCCCTACTGCAGAATATAATTCAAGGGTAAGTACTAAGTAGAAGAGGACCCGCAAGAAGAAGATATCATGGTTGCGGTACCTGAGAAACTGGATTGAGAAGGGTCCAGCTGAATTATTTCGAGCTGCTACGTTACCAACAAAATTATAATAGCCAATATGATTACCATTCTTCGATTGAATAGGTACTTAAAGAAGAAGTTTCCTGCCCCTACGGGTtgagaaagaaaatgaaatctTTCCTTTCGAGAGTTATCAGTTATCAGTGAGATTATTCCTGtgtcaaaattggaaaataacaGATATCGTTATCAAGCGATCTGCCGGAGAATGATTACTCAAAAAATGTGCTGTATTCGGTCTGCTGATATCGAAACtgtaaaaatattggaaatgggATCGGAAAAGAACTCGATTCAGGTTTCCTTATCAACGGCCTTATTCGACAAAAAGAATCATTTCGGGTAACACCgaggaaattgtttttttttctcatcgaTAATCCAAATTCGTCTTTAATTGCCCCTTTTACAGAATCCAATAGAATCTCACATAGCATCTCGAAATGGGTAATTGCCAAGTTTTTCTTCCAACCCGGAACGATTCACCACAATTCTCGACCTTAATTGCGAAGAGGACAGCACGAATTTATCTGATCCGTAGTTTTTTCTGGGGATATAGGTCCAGCACCATCACAGCTTAGCTGGAAATCCCGACAGTGGCGTAGAAGGAGAACTCTACCTTAAATATGATATGGTATCTTTTTATCAACAATATGATTCTGATTGATGGATGTGctttggtttatttttttttggctgATGAATTCAACAACATGATTTTAATATTCTGATTGATGTGCTTTggttcttttttcttttttttttcactgataTATTCAAGGATAAAAATTTAAACTTCTCAACACTTTCTATATGTTGAAACTTATTAATGTATATTTCGACTCTACTGGGTAAATTCTTCCAGTTCAATCAGTCACAAATCTCAAAAAAGAATCATCCCTGTTGAATTGTTGTGTTTTTATGTCTTTTAAGGTCTCAAAGCAGGTGCTTCAACACTTGTAGGGACCTTATCTTGTATTCTTGATTATGGTAGTTCAAAGcgtattgaattttgaatcttGCCCTCTACGCTTGGTAGTATTGTACAAACGCGTGTTTTGtttcttttatttgtttttatatgaTATTGTAGATACCATTTCACGCCTTGTTGTATACTTTTCATTTCTATGGTGTCTTTATTGCAGCATACATACTACTTACTTTCtactatttattttcatttttttgtgtcTTTATTGCAGggtataaattattcatttgtttcTATTGTGTAAGTTCACTTGGTTAGTTTTTTGTGTTACTTATCATCATTTCTTCATATGTGagattatttttgatgaaaaatgtgAGCCGCTTCCAAGGTATGTCTTTAGCGGATTCCTTCTTCATTCAGCGTTGTTATTGATAATGTTATTATCAGACTGGACTGTTTTAACTCTGAAAAACGGCTACTAGCGAAGATAATTAAATTAACAATTATACAAAGAAATTTAATAGGTATAAATTTCACTTAACTGTCCAAAATGGTGACCATCAACTGCGATGTATTTATCGATTCACGCTTCCAATTTCAAATGGAGCTACACAAGCCGAAAGTTGTTCTAGTTGTtcccaaactttttttttttcgtggaacACTTTCATAGTTTTACTGGTTTTGGTGAACCcctgaaatatgaaaaggtaTCTACAACCCTTTTCTAGTTGAAGAATTGCTTGGAAAAACCAAGAAAGGGTCATAAAATTCTTTGAAGACGGATTTTGTCCATTATGCAAATTCCAGGTATTATTTGAAAACGTTGAATATTGTTCAATTGAGTCCGTGGGGACtggagtaaatttccaagccttctacccatgatgtcccaaacatgctctatgggcgaaagttCAGGACATCTGGGCGGCtatggcaaaagattcaaatGGGTCACTTCTAAAAAGTTtatctggcaacatgaggtcaggCATCATCTtggtgaaatattggattctcgagccggttaagttAAGGGAGAATAAATGTCTCcactttttcttgaaggtaatgcagcgctgtcatgttacctcgaataaagactaaaggtgacctacttgcatgtgcaatagcaccccataccataacgcctactgtccggtctacatgacgctcaacatgaggttcacgtttttctccccgacgtcgtctgacccttttttatttgaatttatcagacaagatgccattccacattccactATTGATGTTCTGTGCACCaatgtaatcgttgccggcgatgctcaaccgtcagaggtaacacaagatgggttTGATAATGATGCAgttcaaaagaccttatccggcggtaaaccgttcggacagttacatgatggccttgttctcttaACCAATCATCAGTCAAGGATCGAGtagtcgcaaatcggtctttaatgaccataagtcttagacgtcgatcttgaacttgatttgtgcctcttcgacgtcctgtgcctactcttcttcgattttggacattatcaaaccatgcttgacaacatcccataacagtagttggatttctattCGTATAGTGATATAACAAGAGTGACATAATCAATGTGGTAGTATGATAGCCAAACTGACATATAAGATCATACGGTTTCTGAGATTTAGACATATGATTTATTGCTTCCTAAGAGTCAGAGAACTGTATCGTTCTCTGACTCTTAGGAAGCAATAAATCATATGTCTAAATCTCAGAAACCGTATGATCTTATATGTCAGTTTGGCTATCATACTACCACATTGATTATGTCATGATAGACAGATGAAATAGGAAAGTTAGTGAACATAGAGTGTGGCACGATATAATTACACCACCAATTGGATATGTTAATAGCAAAAGTGTACGTCTATTTCCCGTTCAATAGTATAATCAGTATCAACAAGGAGAATGTTTTACTATCGAAGTCAATTATTTTAATGAGGACCGCTACACTTATGAAAATGACCTGCAATATCGCAACATTTTTCTGCGCTTTGATAgacttttattttattgaagaatatagTCCCTCTAAAAcgtaaatgaaattattttagcAATTAGTTAGTGTTCATTCTAAGTGTGAAAAATCCGCTAGAGGGAGTCCCACTTGCGAGGATTTTCTAATCCCTCTCTAAAAATCTCCGCGCGCCTCTGTTCCTTGGTCAGTTGGGAAATTGGGTTCTACGGACGTGGAAAAATATATAAGTTTGTTGTAGGCAGATAACGTCAAGATTATAGTAA includes:
- the LOC123678579 gene encoding uncharacterized protein LOC123678579 codes for the protein MAACALPADNWQDCKTIQVQQDCYPIPKEHGWKDCKNFQVPESSLWIEGNNCGNNIGYGDNWYNVEDGVEVVSGETQCDIIDSGCGVPSSEQVLISEAMMDSGLHRNHCHSRRNHCRCRNICHPSRNDCEASNSPTNTKSSSCNETKISASNVKSTCKASSTSIKRDSGDHHHSHHGHGNGHCQCAGQSCQYVHSTRMVPKVIVQPRVRYVPQVVNDDSCIQQTVCQPSCNSVEKSVETCGSCGRHRRCREAVICQRSRSEYRCNRGSASEKKKSTRKGLCW